CTTAAACCCGGATGGTGACCCGGGCGCCCGTCTCAAAGAGATGGATGGAGTCTATAAAGCGCACGGTGCGGGTGGCGTGCCCCATGACGATGGAGTGGGTCCTGGCCCCGCCGCCGAAGAAGCGGACTCCCTGGAGGATGTCCCCGTCGGTTATGCCGGTGGCGGCGAAGACGATCTCCTTTCCCGGGGCCAGGTCCTCGGTGCGGTAGATGCGGTTCTCGTCCCCGCCCATGGCCTTGAGGCGGGCCCGCTCCTCCTCGTTTTGCGGGGTGAAGCGGGCCTGGATCTCCCCGCCCAGGCACTTGAGGGCCGCCGCCGCCAGAACCCCTTCCGGGGCCCCGCCGATGCCCATGACGGCGTGGACCCCCGTCCCCCGGATGGCGGCCGCCAGGGCGGCGATCACGTCCCCGTCAGAGATGAGCTTGACCCGGGCCCCGGCCTCCCGGATCTCCCGGATGAGCCCTTCGTGCCGGGGGCGGTCCAGGACCACCACCACCAGGTCCTCCACCGAGCGCTGGAGGGCCAGGGCCAAAGCCTTCAGGTTGGCGGCCACGGGCCAGGTGAGGTCCACCAGCCCGGCGGCGGGCGGGGGGACGATGAGCTTTTCCATGTACATGTCGGGGGCGTGGAAGAGCCCGCCCTTCTCGCTGATGGCGATCACGGTGACGGCGTTGGGCAGGCCCTTGGCGGCGGTGGTGGTCCCCTCCACCGGGTCCACGGCGAT
The DNA window shown above is from Thermus aquaticus and carries:
- the glpX gene encoding class II fructose-bisphosphatase, giving the protein IAVDPVEGTTTAAKGLPNAVTVIAISEKGGLFHAPDMYMEKLIVPPPAAGLVDLTWPVAANLKALALALQRSVEDLVVVVLDRPRHEGLIREIREAGARVKLISDGDVIAALAAAIRGTGVHAVMGIGGAPEGVLAAAALKCLGGEIQARFTPQNEEERARLKAMGGDENRIYRTEDLAPGKEIVFAATGITDGDILQGVRFFGGGARTHSIVMGHATRTVRFIDSIHLFETGARVTIRV